From a single Opitutales bacterium genomic region:
- the ccoG gene encoding cytochrome c oxidase accessory protein CcoG gives MIAPIDRQPPRRRRANSPIRESVTTIRQDGSRFFLHPSDVRGKFTWARRISAVGLIAIYAALPWIQIGGYPAVFLDVLNRRFHLFGLTFAAQDVWMAFFFITGLAFSLYVLSALFGRIWCGWACPQTIFLEHIFRRIERWIDGDARARRRLEKSKWTPQKIAKRLVKHGIFLFVSSLIAHLFLSYFLSIPQLYAWMAEGPDEHWQAFVFMFVATGIIYFNFSWFREQLCLIICPYGRLQSALVDDDTLVVGYDEKRGEPRGPLRAQGLGDCINCNRCVNVCPTGIDIRQGLQIECIGCAACVDACNDMMKQSGRAPGLVRYDSYNGLQGKKRRFIRPRVFLYAFFMLLGVTAMTVAATQIKPAYMAINRMGGAPYIIDESVVRNQFFVRVINKENLVRDYTVMVKTDAANVSVMGAGTPFAVEPMAEVIHPIIVTLDKAAFTGEFELGVTLENGSGEVISEREIHFVGPDPRFFKMNSDEAGNRRDNPQE, from the coding sequence ATGATCGCGCCGATCGACAGGCAACCCCCTAGGCGCCGTCGAGCGAACAGTCCGATACGCGAATCGGTCACAACGATTCGGCAGGATGGGTCACGGTTTTTCCTCCATCCGTCGGATGTCAGGGGGAAATTCACATGGGCGCGCCGCATTTCTGCTGTCGGCCTGATTGCTATCTACGCGGCCCTACCGTGGATTCAGATCGGCGGCTACCCGGCGGTGTTTCTCGATGTACTGAACCGGCGCTTCCATCTCTTCGGCCTAACCTTCGCCGCGCAGGATGTGTGGATGGCTTTCTTCTTTATCACTGGGCTGGCCTTTTCGCTCTATGTGTTATCGGCGCTATTTGGTCGAATTTGGTGTGGCTGGGCATGCCCGCAGACCATCTTCTTGGAACATATTTTTCGTCGCATTGAGCGCTGGATCGATGGGGATGCCCGCGCTCGTCGGCGTCTGGAAAAGAGTAAATGGACTCCGCAGAAAATCGCGAAACGCCTCGTGAAGCACGGTATTTTTCTGTTCGTCTCCTCGTTGATCGCCCACCTGTTTCTATCATACTTTCTATCAATCCCGCAGCTCTATGCGTGGATGGCGGAGGGGCCGGATGAGCATTGGCAGGCATTCGTGTTCATGTTTGTAGCGACGGGGATCATTTACTTTAACTTCTCGTGGTTTCGCGAGCAGCTCTGTCTCATCATCTGCCCCTATGGTCGGCTCCAATCCGCGCTGGTCGATGATGACACGCTGGTGGTGGGCTATGATGAAAAACGCGGCGAACCCCGTGGGCCGCTGCGCGCGCAGGGATTGGGCGACTGCATCAATTGTAATCGCTGCGTGAATGTATGTCCCACCGGCATCGACATTCGCCAGGGATTACAAATCGAGTGTATCGGCTGTGCTGCCTGCGTGGATGCCTGCAATGATATGATGAAGCAGTCTGGCCGCGCACCTGGACTGGTGCGCTACGACTCTTACAACGGACTACAGGGTAAAAAGCGCCGCTTCATCAGGCCACGGGTATTTCTCTATGCTTTTTTCATGCTGCTCGGTGTCACTGCAATGACCGTTGCTGCTACCCAAATTAAACCGGCCTACATGGCTATCAATCGTATGGGCGGCGCACCCTACATCATCGATGAGTCTGTGGTCCGAAACCAGTTCTTCGTCAGGGTGATCAACAAGGAAAACTTGGTCCGAGACTACACAGTTATGGTGAAGACTGATGCTGCAAACGTCTCGGTAATGGGCGCAGGCACCCCGTTTGCCGTAGAACCGATGGCTGAAGTGATCCATCCAATTATTGTGACACTTGATAAGGCTGCGTTCACCGGAGAGTTCGAGCTGGGCGTCACGCTCGAAAATGGCTCCGGAGAGGTAATTTCAGAAAGAGAGATTCACTTCGTGGGGCCAGACCCACGCTTTTTCAAAATGAATTCAGATGAAGCAGGCAACCGCAGAGACAACCCTCAAGAATAA